Proteins encoded in a region of the Zea mays cultivar B73 chromosome 2, Zm-B73-REFERENCE-NAM-5.0, whole genome shotgun sequence genome:
- the LOC100285024 gene encoding transcription factor RF2b — protein sequence MDLRFPPPAPSSCFGGGGVLPARGHHRRAQSETFIRLPDADLLLDPDADFGFSDIDFPSLSDDSPAASDPTPQPQAPPPQQPLPQAASPASAAPPRPPSGAHMRSLSLDAAFFDGLSLQGGGGVAGHKRSGSMDGATSPFEGESAPTSVLPDYAKKAVPDDRLAELALLDPKRAKRILANRQSAARSKERKIKYTSELERKVQTLQTEATTLSAQLTLLQRDTSGLTTENRELKLRLQAMEEQAKLRDALNDALREEVQRLKIATGQVPNINGNPFNGGLPQQQQVPSYFSQPQGMQYFSSHQGQHQHPNHHPQSSSNGGGQSLSDSMDFM from the exons ATGGACCTGCGCTTCCCGCCGCCGGCGCCGTCGTCCTGCTTCGGCGGGGGCGGTGTGCTCCCGGCACGGGGGCACCACCGGCGGGCGCAATCGGAGACGTTCATCCGGCTGCCCGACGCGGACCTCCTGCTGGACCCGGATGCCGACTTCGGCTTCTCCGACATCGACTTCCCCTCGCTGTCCGACGACTCGCCCGCGGCGTCCGACCCGACGCCGCAGCCGCAGGCCCCGCCACCCCAGCAGCCGCTTCCGCAGGCGGCTTCGCCGGCGTCTGCGGCGCCGCCGAGGCCGCCGAGCGGAGCGCACATGCGGAGCCTCTCCCTCGACGCCGCCTTCTTCGACGGCCTCTCGCTACAGGGAGGCGGGGGCGTGGCGGGGCACAAGAGGAGCGGCTCTATGGACGGGGCCACCTCGCCGTTCGAGGGCGAGTCCGCGCCGACGTCCGTGCTGCCGGACTACGCCAAGAAGGCCGTGCCCGACGACAGGCTCGCCGAGCTCGCGCTCCTCGACCCCAAGCGCGCCAAGAG GATCCTGGCGAACCGGCAGTCTGCGGCGAGGTCCAAGGAGAGGAAGATCAAGTACACCAGTGAGCTGGAGAGGAAGGTGCAGACGCTGCAGACAGAGGCCACCACACTTTCGGCACAGCTCACGCTTCTTCAG AGGGACACCTCTGGTTTAACCACTGAGAACAGGGAGCTGAAGCTCCGGCTGCAGGCCATGGAAGAACAAGCTAAACTCCGAGATG CTCTAAATGACGCCCTGAGAGAAGAAGTCCAGCGGCTTAAGATAGCCACAGGGCAGGTCCCTAACATAAACGGGAATCCCTTCAACGGAGGactaccccagcagcagcaggtgCCGAGCTATTTCTCACAACCACAGGGGATGCAATACTTCAGCAGCCACCAGGGCCAGCATCAGCATCCGAACCATCACCCTCAGAGTTCTTCAAACGGTGGTGGCCAGTCCTTGAGTGACTCCATGGATTTCATGTGA